The following are from one region of the Sandaracinus amylolyticus genome:
- a CDS encoding serine/threonine-protein kinase PknK, giving the protein MARRFAERFELIERAGEGGMGEVWKALDHATGELVALKRLRGTEREHARFEREARLLERVRHPALVAHVAHGLDEGRPYLAMTWVEGESLAARLARAPLSLGETLHVARRIASALAALHAAGAVHRDVKPANVMLPHGRAEDAVLLDLGIARERDAPLVTATNLILGTIGYLSPEQARSESRVDARADVFSLGCVLFECASGEPLYAAENAIAMLARMLAETPRRLRSARPEVPDALDDLVASMLAGAPEDRPADGTAVLRALDEIGPLDALLATSQPRARPPLSRNEQRFSLAAWVELASSSVLREGVTLDEVALDVSLRDTAAQLRELGADLVPIGPTSALVVVETRGTVADQAELAASVLAELIASRPSLRAAMAAGLAATSAGVPAGEVLARATRLARDAKPGTIALDETLVELLGARFEVEGQVLGRARARTEATPFVGRDKELAAIEAMLAEVIEEGAPRGVLVTAAPGVGKSRLGRELSARMRARGDVRVIEASAEVTSARSVNATTRALVRAAAGLPPHAPGARVDPRDGERLRVYLRSLPLDDRERVADLLCDLIGAPPSEPGIVLAAARGDAELTSRWTRRSVREWLAAECARAPVVLVIEDLHWADEVTLGHLGDALRVRGMCPLLVVALARPEVRDHLRTPWPHTTHLTLGELGARASERLVRAALGLDTSSETIARIVERAGGNPLFLEELARFVRERRAASDAVSSRRKTLPPTIAAVLHARLDDLSADRRRVLRAASVLGDRFLAEGVAAIAGESVSVVERTLQAIAARGMVERTDEGWAFSHALVREAAYATISPDDAPTAHVRAADWLEGRGDPDPREMLAHVERAKDPEREAHWLLRATARAWDAGADRETFELAARGLARATSDEERGAYEAWTAVSCLWRAELDRGLEHARRAVSILPLSHPIASLAVGSAVYLAGVAGDLQTVAMITQAWIAQGAVPSGRQGGIALVGILIALDHAGATDVARALLERATKSEHAHPVWTLLARAAMSHSLDGRLGESRALALEAIELATRQGDDTAVIFGHGYAVPFVGACRSREALAALDALVEAQAHTAMPIALAWLDLWRASVRLLLDGRAPELELHARRDDLSRAEAARYLLIFAHVLADRLDEAEAEIARAPFVTARFRPSVIEARIALRRGALETALARLEDAAREASAVTAVWGWEWIHLTRAEVLLAMGRDDDARAAVRTGLERLAITIEGADPWMREIVDASCIPVIALRELAARLGAP; this is encoded by the coding sequence ATGGCGCGACGGTTCGCGGAGCGGTTCGAGCTGATCGAGCGCGCCGGCGAGGGCGGCATGGGCGAGGTGTGGAAGGCCCTCGACCACGCGACCGGCGAGCTCGTCGCGCTGAAGCGCCTGCGCGGCACCGAGCGCGAGCACGCGCGCTTCGAGCGCGAGGCGCGGCTGCTGGAGCGCGTGCGGCATCCGGCGCTCGTCGCGCACGTCGCGCACGGTCTCGACGAGGGCCGGCCCTACCTCGCGATGACGTGGGTCGAGGGCGAGTCGCTCGCGGCACGGCTCGCGCGTGCGCCGCTCTCGCTCGGCGAGACGCTGCACGTCGCGCGTCGCATCGCGTCGGCGCTCGCGGCGCTGCACGCGGCGGGCGCGGTGCACCGCGACGTGAAGCCGGCGAACGTGATGCTGCCGCACGGCCGCGCCGAGGACGCGGTGCTGCTCGATCTCGGCATCGCGCGCGAGCGCGACGCGCCGCTCGTCACCGCGACGAACCTGATCCTCGGCACGATCGGCTATCTGTCGCCGGAGCAGGCGCGCTCCGAGTCGCGCGTCGACGCGCGCGCCGACGTGTTCTCGCTCGGCTGCGTGCTCTTCGAGTGCGCGAGCGGCGAGCCGCTCTACGCCGCGGAGAACGCGATCGCGATGCTCGCGCGCATGCTCGCGGAGACGCCGCGCCGGCTGCGCAGCGCGCGCCCCGAGGTGCCCGACGCGCTCGACGATCTCGTCGCGTCGATGCTGGCAGGTGCGCCCGAGGATCGTCCCGCCGACGGCACCGCGGTGCTGCGTGCCCTCGACGAGATCGGACCGCTCGACGCGCTGCTCGCGACGAGCCAGCCACGCGCGCGTCCTCCGCTGTCGCGCAACGAGCAGCGCTTCTCGCTCGCGGCGTGGGTCGAGCTCGCGTCGTCGTCGGTGCTGCGCGAGGGCGTGACGCTCGACGAGGTCGCGCTCGACGTGTCGCTGCGCGACACCGCGGCGCAGCTGCGCGAGCTGGGCGCGGACCTGGTGCCGATCGGACCGACGAGCGCGCTCGTGGTGGTCGAGACGCGCGGCACCGTCGCCGATCAGGCGGAGCTCGCGGCGTCGGTGCTCGCGGAGCTGATCGCGTCGCGGCCCTCGCTGCGCGCGGCGATGGCGGCCGGGCTCGCGGCGACCAGCGCGGGGGTTCCGGCGGGCGAGGTCCTGGCGCGCGCGACGCGGCTCGCGCGCGATGCGAAGCCCGGGACGATCGCGCTCGACGAGACGCTCGTCGAGCTGCTGGGCGCGCGCTTCGAGGTCGAGGGGCAGGTGCTCGGGCGCGCGAGGGCGCGCACCGAGGCGACGCCCTTCGTCGGTCGCGACAAGGAGCTCGCGGCGATCGAGGCGATGCTGGCCGAGGTGATCGAGGAGGGCGCGCCGCGCGGTGTGCTGGTCACCGCGGCGCCGGGGGTGGGCAAGTCGCGGCTCGGGCGCGAGCTCTCGGCGCGGATGCGCGCGCGGGGCGACGTGCGCGTGATCGAGGCGAGCGCCGAGGTGACGAGCGCGCGATCGGTGAACGCGACGACGCGCGCACTGGTGCGGGCCGCGGCGGGACTGCCTCCCCACGCGCCGGGCGCGCGTGTCGATCCGCGCGACGGCGAGCGGCTCCGCGTGTACCTGCGCTCGCTGCCGCTCGACGATCGCGAGCGCGTCGCGGATCTGCTGTGCGATCTGATCGGGGCGCCGCCGAGCGAGCCCGGCATCGTGCTCGCCGCGGCGCGCGGCGACGCGGAGCTCACGTCGCGATGGACGCGGAGGAGCGTGCGCGAGTGGCTCGCCGCGGAGTGCGCGCGCGCGCCGGTGGTGCTGGTGATCGAGGACCTGCACTGGGCGGACGAGGTCACGCTGGGGCACCTCGGGGACGCGCTGCGGGTGCGCGGGATGTGCCCGCTGCTCGTCGTCGCGCTCGCGCGGCCCGAGGTGCGCGACCACCTGCGCACGCCGTGGCCGCACACCACGCACCTCACGCTCGGCGAGCTCGGCGCGCGCGCGTCGGAGCGCCTCGTCCGCGCGGCGCTCGGGCTCGACACGTCGAGCGAGACCATCGCGCGCATCGTGGAGCGCGCGGGGGGCAATCCGCTCTTCCTCGAGGAGCTCGCGCGCTTCGTGCGCGAGCGTCGCGCCGCATCGGACGCGGTGTCGTCCAGGCGTAAGACGTTGCCGCCCACGATCGCCGCGGTGCTGCACGCGCGGCTCGACGACCTCTCGGCCGACCGACGGCGGGTGCTGCGCGCGGCGAGCGTGCTCGGGGATCGTTTCCTCGCCGAGGGCGTCGCGGCGATCGCGGGCGAGAGCGTGAGCGTGGTCGAGCGCACGCTGCAGGCGATCGCAGCGCGCGGGATGGTCGAGCGCACCGACGAGGGCTGGGCGTTCTCGCACGCGCTGGTGCGCGAGGCGGCATACGCGACCATCTCGCCGGACGACGCGCCGACCGCGCACGTGCGCGCCGCGGACTGGCTCGAGGGCCGGGGCGATCCCGATCCGCGCGAGATGCTCGCGCACGTCGAGCGCGCGAAGGACCCGGAGCGCGAGGCGCACTGGCTCCTGCGTGCGACGGCGCGCGCGTGGGACGCGGGCGCCGATCGCGAGACGTTCGAGCTCGCGGCGCGGGGCCTCGCGCGTGCGACGTCGGACGAGGAGCGCGGCGCGTACGAGGCGTGGACCGCGGTGTCGTGCCTGTGGCGTGCCGAGCTCGATCGCGGGCTCGAGCACGCGCGTCGTGCGGTGTCGATCCTTCCGCTCTCGCACCCGATCGCGTCGCTCGCGGTGGGCAGCGCGGTGTACCTCGCGGGCGTCGCCGGTGATCTGCAGACGGTCGCGATGATCACCCAGGCGTGGATCGCGCAGGGCGCGGTGCCGAGCGGGCGGCAGGGTGGGATCGCGCTCGTCGGGATCCTGATCGCGCTCGATCACGCGGGAGCGACCGACGTCGCGCGGGCGCTGCTCGAGCGCGCGACGAAGAGCGAGCACGCGCACCCGGTGTGGACCCTGCTGGCGCGCGCGGCGATGTCGCACAGCCTCGACGGACGGCTCGGTGAGTCGCGCGCGCTCGCGCTCGAGGCGATCGAGCTCGCGACGCGACAGGGCGACGACACCGCGGTGATCTTCGGGCACGGCTACGCGGTGCCGTTCGTCGGCGCGTGTCGCTCGCGCGAGGCGCTCGCGGCGCTCGACGCGCTCGTCGAGGCGCAGGCGCACACGGCGATGCCGATCGCGCTCGCGTGGCTCGATCTCTGGCGCGCGAGCGTGCGTCTCCTGCTCGACGGCCGTGCGCCCGAGCTCGAGCTGCACGCGCGACGAGACGATCTCTCGCGCGCCGAGGCCGCGCGTTACCTGCTGATCTTCGCGCACGTGCTCGCGGATCGGCTCGACGAGGCGGAGGCCGAGATCGCGCGCGCCCCGTTCGTGACCGCGCGCTTCCGGCCGAGCGTGATCGAGGCGCGCATCGCGCTGCGACGCGGGGCGCTCGAGACCGCGCTGGCGCGGCTCGAGGACGCGGCGCGCGAGGCGAGCGCGGTGACGGCGGTGTGGGGCTGGGAGTGGATCCACCTCACGCGCGCCGAGGTGCTGCTCGCGATGGGACGCGACGACGACGCGCGCGCCGCGGTGCGCACCGGGCTCGAGCGGCTCGCGATCACGATCGAGGGCGCCGATCCGTGGATGCGCGAGATCGTCGACGCATCGTGCATCCCGGTGATCGCGCTGCGCGAGCTCGCCGCGCGGCTCGGAGCGCCGTAG
- a CDS encoding DUF938 domain-containing protein, with protein MRTSPAALRNRAPILEVLRRVLPDRGTVLTIAEGTGEHVTFFAPALPELAWQPSDRDPDALASIAAHLAAAPQPHVRAPIALDVCGEAWPIARADAIVCINMIHASPWASTPGLMRGASRVLDREGAPLVLYGAYRIGGAHTAPSNEEFDAWLKTRDPRWGVRDLEQVEELAAQHELVLEERIAMPANNFVLVFRRRFRG; from the coding sequence ATGCGAACGTCGCCCGCCGCGCTGCGCAATCGCGCGCCGATCCTGGAGGTGCTGCGGCGGGTGCTGCCGGATCGCGGGACGGTGCTGACGATCGCGGAGGGCACGGGCGAGCACGTGACGTTCTTCGCGCCGGCGCTGCCGGAGCTGGCGTGGCAGCCCAGCGATCGTGATCCCGATGCGCTCGCGAGCATCGCGGCGCACCTCGCAGCGGCACCGCAGCCGCACGTGCGGGCGCCGATCGCGCTCGACGTGTGTGGCGAGGCGTGGCCGATCGCGCGCGCCGACGCGATCGTGTGCATCAACATGATCCACGCGTCGCCGTGGGCGTCGACGCCGGGGCTGATGCGCGGTGCGTCGCGCGTGCTCGATCGCGAGGGCGCGCCGCTCGTGCTCTACGGCGCGTATCGCATCGGAGGAGCGCACACCGCGCCGAGCAACGAGGAGTTCGACGCGTGGCTCAAGACGCGTGATCCGCGGTGGGGCGTGCGCGACCTCGAGCAGGTGGAGGAGCTCGCGGCCCAGCACGAACTGGTGCTCGAGGAGCGGATCGCGATGCCGGCGAACAACTTCGTGCTCGTGTTTCGCCGGAGATTCCGCGGGTGA
- a CDS encoding SDR family oxidoreductase, with product MIVLVTGCRSGFGKLIAIGAARAGHTVYAGVRDPSASPELTEAARGLSVIPIALDVTDAAQRESAIARIVREQGRLDALVNNAGVGLAGFQEQVATDELQRLFEVNVVAPHALTRLALPHLRASKGIVINVSSMAGRQALPGLGAYAASKFALEGMTEALRHEMRPFGVRVVLVEPGPYQTDIFGRNRWTARAASEPGPYDAFLKRMESMLASAERRMGDPQEVADLVVRMLVDPRPRLRYALGPGVRARLLARSALPFEMTEAILARVINVRAE from the coding sequence ATGATCGTCCTCGTCACCGGTTGCCGCAGCGGGTTCGGCAAGCTCATCGCGATCGGCGCCGCGCGCGCCGGTCACACCGTCTATGCTGGCGTGCGCGATCCATCCGCGTCGCCCGAGCTCACCGAGGCTGCGCGCGGTCTCTCGGTGATCCCGATTGCGCTCGACGTCACCGACGCCGCGCAGCGCGAGTCCGCGATCGCACGCATCGTGCGCGAGCAGGGCCGCCTCGACGCGCTGGTGAACAACGCGGGTGTCGGGCTCGCGGGGTTCCAGGAGCAGGTCGCGACCGACGAGCTCCAGCGCCTCTTCGAGGTGAACGTCGTCGCGCCGCACGCGCTCACGCGCCTCGCGCTGCCCCACCTCCGCGCGTCGAAGGGCATCGTGATCAACGTCTCCTCGATGGCGGGACGACAAGCGCTGCCCGGGCTCGGCGCGTACGCCGCGTCGAAGTTCGCGCTCGAGGGCATGACCGAAGCACTGCGCCACGAGATGCGCCCGTTCGGGGTGCGCGTCGTGCTCGTCGAGCCTGGTCCGTACCAAACGGACATCTTCGGGCGCAATCGATGGACCGCGCGCGCGGCGAGCGAGCCCGGCCCCTACGACGCGTTCTTGAAGCGCATGGAGTCGATGCTCGCGAGCGCCGAGCGCCGCATGGGCGATCCCCAGGAGGTCGCGGACCTCGTGGTGAGGATGCTCGTCGATCCCCGCCCGCGCCTTCGCTACGCGCTCGGCCCCGGGGTGCGCGCGCGATTGCTCGCGCGCAGCGCGCTCCCGTTCGAGATGACCGAGGCGATCCTCGCCCGCGTCATCAACGTGCGCGCTGAGTGA
- a CDS encoding succinylglutamate desuccinylase/aspartoacylase family protein, translating to MDTPSPHSSSAPLAAREIGRVRGDHPGPTLICVGGIHGNEPAGTIASHRVLERLDAPSLRGELVAFAGNLASLRLRRRFQAKDLNRLWTPVRVRELHARPDRIGDDPEDLEQRELLEVIEDAILRARGPVYFMDLHTTSAAGIPFVLFGDTLPQRAFARAFPLPIILGLEEQVDGVMSEYFTHHGCITLTIEGGQHDDPASIDNLEAAIWVALETARLIDARDFARERERSHALLHSRRGHLPRVMEVIERHAITPADEFVMTPGFANLERVRRGQLLARDRRGEIRARSDGLVILPLYQGLGDDGFFWGREVSEARLVASELLRRAHLDRALPLLPGVRRDPAHRDRLIVDTRVARAYPLDVFHAFGYRRIRQRGSQLTVGRQPG from the coding sequence ATGGACACCCCGAGCCCCCACTCGTCCTCGGCTCCGCTCGCGGCGCGCGAGATCGGGCGCGTCCGGGGCGACCACCCAGGCCCCACGCTGATCTGCGTCGGCGGCATCCACGGCAACGAGCCCGCGGGGACGATCGCGAGCCATCGGGTGCTGGAGCGGCTCGACGCGCCCTCGCTGCGGGGCGAGCTCGTCGCGTTCGCCGGCAACCTCGCGTCGCTGCGCCTGCGGCGTCGGTTCCAGGCGAAGGATCTCAATCGCCTGTGGACGCCGGTGCGGGTGCGCGAGCTGCACGCGCGTCCCGATCGCATCGGTGACGACCCCGAGGACCTCGAGCAGCGCGAGCTCCTCGAGGTGATCGAGGATGCGATCCTGCGCGCGCGCGGCCCCGTCTACTTCATGGATCTGCACACGACGAGCGCGGCGGGCATCCCGTTCGTGCTCTTCGGCGACACGCTCCCCCAGCGCGCGTTCGCGCGCGCGTTCCCGCTGCCGATCATCCTCGGGCTCGAGGAGCAGGTCGACGGCGTGATGAGCGAGTACTTCACGCACCACGGCTGCATCACGCTGACGATCGAGGGCGGTCAGCACGACGACCCGGCGTCGATCGACAACCTCGAGGCGGCGATCTGGGTCGCGCTCGAGACCGCGCGGCTGATCGACGCACGTGACTTCGCGCGCGAGCGCGAGCGCAGCCACGCGCTGCTCCACTCGCGCCGCGGGCACCTGCCGCGCGTGATGGAGGTGATCGAGCGCCACGCGATCACGCCCGCCGACGAGTTCGTGATGACGCCCGGCTTCGCGAACCTCGAGCGCGTGCGGCGCGGACAGCTGCTCGCGCGCGATCGACGCGGCGAGATCCGGGCGCGCTCGGACGGGCTGGTGATCCTCCCGCTCTATCAAGGGCTCGGCGACGACGGGTTCTTCTGGGGACGCGAGGTGAGCGAGGCGCGGCTCGTCGCGAGCGAGCTGCTGCGTCGCGCGCATCTCGATCGCGCACTGCCGCTCCTGCCCGGCGTGCGGCGCGATCCCGCGCATCGCGACCGACTGATCGTCGACACCCGCGTGGCGCGCGCGTACCCGCTCGACGTGTTCCACGCGTTCGGATACCGGCGCATCCGACAGCGCGGAAGTCAGTTGACCGTGGGTCGACAGCCTGGCTGA